The window AAAAATAGCTGACCCCTAacaatatgtacaaaaatataaaatgtaaataaaaaatacaaacaaattttcctttttaaagtacttttaagaaaaaaagcagggcCTTGGaagttttggttcttttttcctcccctgttGCAAATTCACGTTGTGGTTTTGGTTGGGTGGTGGAGAGCGTGTCGTTATCTGCGGGTGGCACTGCCCGTGGTGGGCGGGCAGGTGGGCGGGACTCTCTACTCGAAGGTGACCACGTTTAGATTCTGAGACGGGAAGTGGAAGGTGAATAGGTCACGGcggccttttttatttttaagtttaacttttccttttttgctgtCTAGTCATCTTCATCAGTCTTCTGCTTCTTGGTGTCAGCATCGCCATCCTCATCATCTTCAGCTGCCCGCTTGCCCGTAGTtgcctcagcctcctcatcttcatcctcttcctcaccatcaccttcctcctcctcctcctcctcctcctctcctccttcttcctcttcttcatctaccTCATTGTCAGCCTCCTgctccccattttcctcattAGCGTTCCCGTTAGCAGGtgcttctcttccattttctgcctcctccacaacttccttcttctcctttaagTCCTTGGTGGTGATCTCGGAGCTGGTGTCCACGGCCGCGTCTGACATGGTGGGGCACGCCGGTGATCCTAAGCAGCGGATTAGAAAGAAAACGAGAGTTCGAGGACTCTAGCGAAAAAGCTGCCGGAGTCCGCGGCGGCGGAAGAGGCGCCCGGCGGAGGTGGTTGCGGCAAGTGGGGAGCCAGACACGGGAACAATGCAAAGATGGCTATTCAGAGCAGCCAGTGAAACCCCCAAATTTTGAAAGACGGTTTCCACTGCCTGCCATGGCATCAGCCAGCTTTTGCAGGAATGCAGGCTCCTATCCACACAGCTGCAGCATGTCTGTCTGAGGAATGAGGGATGCTGGCGGGTTTGCACATGCTGCTTACTTGTGAGAGAGCAGCAACctctcccttcactttttttttttaacttttatttatttaagtgtgtttttccaggacccatcagctccaagtcaagtggttgtttcaatctaattgtggcgggcacagctcacagtggcccatgtgggaatagaaccgacaactttggtgttacgagcaccgtggtctaaccaactgagctaaccagccaccctccCTTCATTCTTATAAGGACTCCTTTGGTTGTTAGAAGTTTCTGGTCATATTCCAGAATTCCAAAATCATTGAATCCAATGGTTGCTTTGGTGAAGGGACCAACTCCTAGAATTTCCTATTCTGCCATTTGCTGTGACATCACTGagtcatgtttttttaaaaaaatatagtctgacaatgtctgtttttttaattgatctgTATagacaatttacatttaatataatttttggtTAGGATTGAAGTCTtccattttgcttattttctgtttcctctttcctctttcccttttcttgccTTCTGATGGGATACTTGAACACCTTTTAGTATGTCATTTTAATATAcctatagtttttaaataattctctCTTTGTATAGGTTTTTAATGATTGCCATAGAGATTGTATTATACATACTTTTTTACCGGttaaagtagaatataaaaaCTTTACCACCCTTaggtcttttttccttcctttatgatATTGTTGTCTTAAATATTACCTCTACATAACTGAGAACCACATGATACAGTGTTATAATT is drawn from Rhinolophus ferrumequinum isolate MPI-CBG mRhiFer1 chromosome 7, mRhiFer1_v1.p, whole genome shotgun sequence and contains these coding sequences:
- the LOC117024931 gene encoding prothymosin alpha-like, which translates into the protein MSDAAVDTSSEITTKDLKEKKEVVEEAENGREAPANGNANEENGEQEADNEVDEEEEEGGEEEEEEEEEGDGEEEDEDEEAEATTGKRAAEDDEDGDADTKKQKTDEDD